A single genomic interval of Gossypium raimondii isolate GPD5lz chromosome 11, ASM2569854v1, whole genome shotgun sequence harbors:
- the LOC105804823 gene encoding uncharacterized protein LOC105804823: MAFLLSFSPNPPLNPKLSSLNTPLSSTLNTKRHFIIHTTSFCFILLAQQNPIPQSLAQASTPSKPALNLANTKSWFQFYGDGFAIRVPPEFEDIMEPEDFNAGASLYGDKAKPRPFAARFASTDGSEVLSVVVRPTNQLKITFLEAQEITDLGSIKEAAKIFVPGGATLYNARTIKIKEDEGFKTYYFYEFERDDQHIALMATVSSGKAIISGATAPCSKWDDDGVKLRSAAISLTAL, from the exons ATGGCCTTTCTACTCTCCTTCTCTCCAAACCCTCCTCTAAACCCTAAGCTTTCCTCTCTAAACACCCCACTTTCCTCCACTCTCAATACGAAGAGACATTTCATCATTCATACTACTTCATTTTGCTTTATTCTTTTGGCCCAACAAAACCCAATCCCACAATCTTTAGCTCAAGCTTCCACACCTTCCAAACCGGCTTTGAACCTTGCAAACACCAAATCGTGGTTCCAATTCTATGGTGATGGTTTTGCCATTAGGGTTCCTCCTGAATTCGAGGACATCATGGAGCCTGAg GATTTTAATGCTGGAGCGTCTTTGTACGGGGACAAAGCAAAACCCCGGCCATTTGCAGCACGGTTTGCATCTACTGATGG ATCTGAAGTTTTAAGTGTTGTTGTTCGCCCAACCAATCAACTCAAAATCACCTTCCTAGAG GCCCAAGAAATTACTGATTTGGGTTCCATAAAAGAGGCAGCCAAAATCTTTGTCCCAG GTGGAGCAACTCTTTACAATGCCAGAACcataaagataaaagaagatgAAGGTTTCAA GACTTACTATTTCTATGAATTTGAAAGAGATGATCAACACATTGCACTAATGGCTACCGTTAGCAGTGGAAAG GCTATTATTTCCGGAGCAACAGCTCCGTGTTCCAAGTGGGATGATGATGGAGTGAAGCTACGTTCCGCAGCAATCTCATTGACAGCTCTGTAG